The following coding sequences lie in one Sedimentibacter sp. MB35-C1 genomic window:
- a CDS encoding methyl-accepting chemotaxis protein, protein MKNNVRGKNDFKAHKSITTKFILTLFIVCFIMLVATGGIIGSTINSRLIENEKIILNETSSSVSNKAEVFFERYIAIVEQIAQDKNLQQFLVDAKGRSTLTQTEGFMTAAKTMEDTQKMDPEVILSAYIAEDDYYLVSPTVQSKVGYDVSSKEYYKAVTENRICITDPYVDAITGGIVITISGPITVNGKIEGLAAVDIAIEKLTKMVGEYALGDTGYFSLITKNNIVAAHKNEESLLKSIDEIGLSDSIIASINSDSQEVSEYVYKNEKLFGNSVSIGSTGWKILSSMPEKEFMADTRQLLTTIITVFLIVLIILLITLAILINKMTKPIKKLTETTNKLAKGDLNVSLEIKSDDEIGELAKSVDSLTLRLKSYILYINESVKVLNEVADGNLAMELENDYEGEFAKLKAALIHVSNTLIDTIGKIKNSSSSINMNAEQVSTGAQTLAQGTTEQASAIEELSAEVNEIYQTIVGNAEYAENAGDKATEASREVEIGNGHMRDMLSAMDEISNSSSEIGKIIKVIDDIAFQTNILALNAAVEAARAGSAGKGFAVVADEVRNLAQKSAEAAKQTTTLIENSIQAINKGTVLADEAEKSLASIVSKTNETNELINEIVKASSQQTVSVNQIRSGIEQISSVVQENAATAEASAANSEELSGQSQILNDLISRFKTNAPAENN, encoded by the coding sequence ATGAAAAATAACGTTAGAGGGAAAAACGATTTCAAAGCACATAAGAGTATAACTACAAAGTTTATATTAACACTTTTTATTGTATGTTTCATAATGCTGGTTGCAACCGGAGGCATAATAGGGTCGACTATAAATTCAAGGTTAATTGAAAATGAAAAAATAATATTGAATGAAACATCAAGCAGCGTAAGTAACAAAGCAGAAGTGTTTTTTGAGAGATACATTGCGATAGTTGAGCAAATAGCTCAGGATAAGAATTTGCAGCAGTTTCTTGTGGATGCAAAGGGAAGAAGTACACTGACACAGACAGAGGGATTTATGACAGCTGCAAAGACAATGGAGGATACGCAGAAAATGGATCCGGAGGTTATACTTTCTGCATATATAGCAGAAGATGACTATTACCTAGTGTCACCTACTGTACAATCAAAAGTAGGTTATGATGTATCTTCAAAGGAGTATTATAAAGCGGTTACAGAAAATAGAATATGCATAACAGATCCGTATGTAGATGCAATAACCGGCGGCATAGTCATAACTATTTCCGGGCCTATTACGGTTAACGGTAAGATTGAAGGATTGGCTGCTGTAGATATAGCAATAGAAAAACTTACAAAAATGGTTGGGGAATATGCTTTGGGAGATACAGGGTACTTTTCTTTAATTACAAAGAACAATATTGTTGCAGCACACAAGAATGAAGAAAGTCTATTAAAATCAATAGATGAAATAGGTTTGAGCGACAGCATTATAGCATCGATTAACAGTGATTCACAGGAAGTTTCAGAATATGTTTATAAAAATGAGAAACTTTTTGGTAACAGCGTATCTATAGGGAGTACAGGCTGGAAGATACTGTCATCGATGCCTGAGAAAGAATTTATGGCTGATACAAGGCAGCTGCTTACTACAATCATTACTGTTTTCCTGATAGTACTTATTATTCTGCTTATAACTCTGGCTATACTGATAAACAAAATGACAAAGCCTATAAAGAAATTAACTGAAACTACAAATAAGCTTGCAAAAGGAGACCTGAATGTAAGTCTTGAAATAAAAAGCGATGATGAAATAGGTGAACTGGCAAAATCTGTTGACAGTTTAACATTGAGATTAAAATCTTACATACTTTATATTAATGAGAGCGTAAAAGTTCTTAATGAAGTTGCTGACGGCAATCTGGCAATGGAATTGGAGAATGATTACGAGGGAGAATTTGCAAAACTAAAAGCAGCGTTAATACATGTATCAAATACACTAATAGATACAATTGGAAAAATAAAAAATTCATCCAGCTCAATAAATATGAACGCAGAGCAGGTATCAACAGGAGCTCAGACATTGGCTCAGGGAACGACAGAGCAGGCCAGCGCCATAGAGGAATTATCAGCTGAAGTAAATGAAATATATCAGACAATAGTAGGAAATGCTGAATATGCTGAAAATGCGGGAGACAAAGCCACAGAGGCATCAAGAGAAGTAGAAATAGGCAACGGTCATATGAGAGATATGCTTTCTGCCATGGATGAAATAAGCAATTCCTCAAGCGAAATAGGAAAAATTATAAAAGTAATAGATGATATAGCTTTCCAAACTAATATACTTGCATTAAATGCAGCTGTTGAAGCAGCAAGAGCGGGCTCTGCGGGCAAGGGATTTGCCGTAGTTGCGGATGAAGTAAGAAATCTCGCACAAAAATCTGCTGAAGCGGCAAAACAGACAACCACATTAATAGAAAATTCTATACAGGCAATAAATAAAGGAACCGTACTGGCAGACGAAGCAGAAAAATCGCTGGCAAGTATAGTGAGTAAGACAAATGAAACAAATGAATTGATCAATGAAATTGTTAAAGCATCTTCACAACAAACTGTTTCCGTTAATCAAATAAGAAGCGGAATAGAACAAATTTCTTCTGTAGTGCAGGAAAATGCAGCAACGGCGGAAGCAAGCGCTGCTAATAGTGAAGAGCTTTCTGGACAATCACAGATACTGAACGATTTGATAAGCCGTTTTAAAACAAATGCTCCGGCAGAAAATAATTAG
- a CDS encoding protein-glutamate O-methyltransferase CheR, with protein MVKLTDGEFLEFVHYMHNNYGIDLSKKRILIEGRLSNIIEKKGMKSFGQYLENVKKNNKDEITTLINKLTTNYTYFYREDNHFKYLKDVILPYEEKNNKSKILSIWSAGCSSGEEPYTLAMVIDDYFKFSRGQWKIQILATDISENVLSKAREGVYAEDSLKNLPEAYKKRYFAKTDDGKFRVLPNIRKYITFNVFNLMNPIAVKNKHDVIFCRNVMIYFNAETKINMVNKFYEATKPGGYLMIGHAETIQRNQSKYQYINPAIYKKV; from the coding sequence ATGGTAAAATTAACAGACGGCGAATTTCTTGAATTTGTTCATTATATGCATAATAATTACGGAATAGATCTTTCTAAAAAAAGAATATTGATTGAGGGAAGACTATCGAACATAATAGAAAAAAAAGGCATGAAAAGCTTTGGTCAATACCTCGAAAATGTTAAGAAAAATAATAAGGATGAAATTACAACACTTATAAATAAACTTACTACAAATTATACATATTTTTACAGAGAAGATAATCACTTTAAATATTTAAAAGATGTGATACTTCCTTACGAAGAGAAGAATAATAAATCAAAAATACTGAGCATATGGAGTGCAGGTTGTTCTTCGGGAGAAGAGCCGTATACACTGGCCATGGTAATTGATGATTATTTTAAGTTTTCAAGAGGTCAGTGGAAAATTCAAATATTGGCTACAGATATATCGGAAAATGTCCTTTCAAAGGCTCGTGAGGGAGTTTACGCCGAAGATTCGTTAAAGAATCTCCCAGAAGCATATAAGAAAAGATATTTTGCAAAGACTGACGACGGTAAATTTCGGGTTTTGCCTAATATAAGAAAATATATAACCTTTAATGTGTTTAATTTGATGAATCCAATAGCTGTTAAAAATAAACATGATGTAATTTTTTGCAGAAATGTAATGATATATTTTAATGCTGAAACAAAAATAAATATGGTAAATAAATTTTATGAGGCGACAAAGCCCGGTGGGTATTTGATGATTGGACATGCTGAAACCATACAAAGGAACCAATCAAAATACCAATATATAAACCCGGCAATCTATAAGAAGGTATAA
- a CDS encoding chemotaxis response regulator protein-glutamate methylesterase: MIKNKIKVLITDDSLLFRNVLKNELSKDNYIEVVGTAIDPIDAMEKIKILNPDILALDVEMPKMDGLTFIKKLMAEHPMKVVLVSSMNISVFDALHSGAVDFVKKPDMSSGNDLEMFFRELKTKIKIASIAKLVTYAGQKKEYIPKESIKTDNTKQVMHKLSKITKIKVIAIGASTGGTEATLKILKALPAEVPGILVTQHMPPGFTKMYADRLNKICNVNVREAQDGDRVENGLALIAPGDRQMRIAKDQKGYYVTCKPGDKVSGHCPSVNVLFDSVAKAAGKNAIGIILTGMGKDGAQGLLNMKKAGAYTIGQDEKSSVVYGMPMAAFNIGAVEVQSSIDNIADILLKYLNR, from the coding sequence ATGATAAAAAATAAAATAAAAGTACTTATTACAGATGATTCGCTCTTGTTCAGGAATGTATTGAAGAATGAGTTGAGCAAGGACAACTATATAGAAGTCGTAGGAACTGCCATAGACCCAATTGATGCCATGGAAAAAATTAAAATACTTAATCCGGATATTCTTGCGCTGGATGTAGAAATGCCAAAAATGGACGGATTAACTTTCATAAAAAAGCTTATGGCTGAACACCCAATGAAAGTTGTGCTTGTAAGCTCAATGAATATAAGCGTATTTGATGCTTTGCATTCAGGTGCGGTTGATTTTGTTAAGAAACCTGATATGTCATCAGGCAATGATCTCGAGATGTTTTTCAGAGAACTTAAAACAAAGATTAAAATTGCTTCAATAGCAAAACTTGTTACATATGCAGGGCAGAAAAAAGAATATATACCCAAGGAAAGTATAAAAACTGATAATACAAAACAAGTAATGCATAAGCTTTCAAAAATTACAAAAATAAAAGTTATTGCGATAGGAGCATCTACAGGAGGAACAGAAGCAACACTAAAAATTCTTAAAGCTTTGCCTGCAGAAGTTCCTGGAATACTTGTAACCCAACACATGCCTCCCGGATTCACAAAAATGTATGCGGACAGGTTAAATAAAATTTGCAATGTTAACGTGCGAGAAGCGCAGGATGGAGACCGAGTCGAAAATGGACTTGCGCTGATTGCTCCGGGAGACAGGCAGATGAGGATTGCCAAAGACCAAAAGGGTTACTATGTAACATGTAAACCTGGAGATAAGGTCAGCGGTCATTGCCCGTCAGTCAATGTATTGTTTGATTCAGTTGCGAAAGCTGCAGGAAAAAATGCAATCGGAATTATACTTACAGGCATGGGCAAAGACGGAGCACAGGGACTTTTGAATATGAAAAAGGCCGGGGCATATACAATAGGGCAGGATGAAAAATCTTCTGTTGTTTATGGAATGCCTATGGCTGCGTTCAACATAGGTGCAGTAGAAGTGCAATCATCAATAGATAATATTGCGGATATATTGCTCAAATATCTGAACAGATAA
- the fliS gene encoding flagellar export chaperone FliS yields MLNPFEQYKKTSVNTMTKGELLILLFDEAIKKLNQSKILLDNSDYNNASIMLEKTRKIFSHLIVTLDDNYAISKELEDMYRFFITQTIKASAMKSSEYIDDILPMIKEFRDTWAEADKITRTSKN; encoded by the coding sequence ATGTTAAATCCATTTGAGCAATACAAAAAAACTTCAGTGAATACTATGACAAAAGGAGAGCTTCTTATATTGCTGTTTGATGAAGCAATAAAAAAACTTAATCAGAGTAAAATCTTGCTAGATAATAGCGATTATAATAATGCCAGTATAATGCTTGAGAAAACCAGAAAAATTTTTAGCCATCTTATTGTTACTTTAGATGATAACTATGCTATTTCAAAGGAATTGGAGGATATGTACAGGTTTTTTATAACCCAGACAATCAAAGCATCAGCTATGAAATCATCAGAATATATAGATGACATACTTCCAATGATTAAAGAATTTAGAGATACGTGGGCAGAAGCAGATAAAATAACAAGAACTTCAAAAAACTAA
- a CDS encoding EscU/YscU/HrcU family type III secretion system export apparatus switch protein, with amino-acid sequence MSQYNDNSKRAAALKYDPNKNNSPVVIASGAGYIADKVVKIAEETGVPVYKDDSLAVLLSQLDMGSEIPEELFSAIVDIYVYFLNFKLQKDGAENE; translated from the coding sequence ATGTCACAATATAACGACAATTCAAAGCGCGCAGCAGCTTTGAAGTATGATCCAAATAAAAATAATTCTCCTGTTGTAATAGCCTCCGGAGCAGGGTATATTGCTGATAAGGTAGTAAAAATTGCTGAAGAAACAGGAGTGCCCGTATACAAGGATGATTCTCTTGCCGTTCTGCTGTCGCAACTTGATATGGGAAGTGAAATACCGGAGGAACTTTTTAGTGCAATAGTTGATATTTATGTTTACTTTCTTAACTTCAAACTACAAAAGGATGGTGCTGAAAATGAATGA
- a CDS encoding chemotaxis protein CheA encodes MDNNFDSVLDMYLFEANSLLEQLDEILLRAESEQAFDKECVDEIFRIMHTIKGSSAMMQFNSIMTISHKVEDLFYYIRENGVEAKYNEDLVNLVFKFTDFIKDEISKIEEGQELETNLQPFEKEILDFLNIISGKTAAKNTSPNEEAALTQSSAVLKKEEEIDETAAKTNFTGNAYAIKIIFDDDIGMENIRAYLIVNQLKETGVDFSYKPENIESISETSQDIIKNGFFVYVDDKESLNAAVGVVREALNVKNYTVIEYSKEQKQSPKEEHAEIKDNSGNSGAVVKPVSTARVESTAKHSKQSLITVNLSKLDKLVNIVGELVIAESMVASDNEIKKLNSENFTKSTRQMRKLTDELQDIVMSLRMVPVSGVFHKMKRIVRDMGKELDKDVELILSGEDTEIDKTIVDGISDPIMHLVRNAMDHGIESGGERIQKGKNEKGIIRLSASNTGGEIHITVEDNGRGFESEKILIKAKAKNMLTKPESEYTAKEIYQFLMLPGFSTNEAVTEYSGRGVGMDVVKSNVEKVGGTVALDSREGEGTTITFKIPLTLTIVSGMQVVVGESEFIIPIKNIQQSFKTTEKEIINNTDGREMILIREKCYPIVRVNELYGISSDVTSIDDGILILVESGDSSICLFVDHIIGEQQVVVKPLPQILNKYNLKEAGISGCSILGDGSINLILDIGNLIESM; translated from the coding sequence ATGGATAACAATTTTGATTCTGTACTGGACATGTATCTTTTTGAAGCAAATTCTCTGCTAGAACAACTGGATGAAATTTTACTCAGGGCAGAAAGCGAACAGGCATTTGATAAAGAGTGCGTCGATGAAATATTCAGAATAATGCATACAATTAAGGGCTCATCTGCAATGATGCAGTTTAACAGCATTATGACAATATCACATAAAGTAGAAGATTTGTTTTATTATATAAGGGAAAACGGAGTAGAAGCCAAATATAATGAAGACCTGGTAAATCTGGTATTCAAGTTTACGGATTTTATAAAAGATGAAATTTCTAAAATAGAAGAAGGGCAGGAACTTGAAACAAATCTACAGCCATTTGAAAAGGAAATACTGGATTTTTTGAACATAATATCTGGAAAAACGGCTGCAAAAAATACCTCACCAAACGAAGAAGCAGCATTGACTCAATCTTCGGCTGTTCTAAAAAAAGAGGAAGAAATTGATGAAACGGCTGCGAAAACAAATTTTACAGGCAATGCATATGCTATTAAGATTATTTTTGATGATGATATTGGAATGGAAAATATAAGGGCATATCTAATAGTTAATCAATTAAAAGAAACAGGAGTTGATTTTTCGTATAAACCGGAAAACATAGAAAGTATTTCGGAAACATCTCAGGACATAATAAAAAACGGATTTTTTGTATACGTTGATGATAAGGAATCTTTAAATGCTGCTGTGGGCGTAGTAAGAGAAGCTTTAAATGTAAAAAATTATACAGTTATAGAATACTCTAAGGAACAAAAACAAAGTCCTAAGGAAGAGCATGCAGAGATTAAAGATAATTCCGGGAACTCAGGTGCAGTTGTAAAACCCGTTAGTACTGCAAGGGTGGAATCAACAGCAAAGCACAGTAAGCAGAGCTTAATTACTGTGAACCTTTCAAAGTTGGACAAACTGGTGAACATCGTGGGAGAATTGGTTATTGCGGAATCAATGGTGGCTTCAGATAATGAGATAAAAAAGCTGAATTCTGAAAATTTCACAAAATCAACCAGACAGATGCGAAAGCTGACAGACGAACTTCAGGACATTGTAATGTCTCTCAGAATGGTGCCTGTATCGGGCGTGTTCCATAAAATGAAAAGAATAGTACGAGACATGGGAAAGGAATTAGATAAAGATGTTGAACTGATACTTTCCGGAGAAGATACAGAAATAGATAAAACCATTGTTGACGGAATTTCAGATCCAATAATGCATTTAGTTAGAAATGCAATGGATCACGGAATTGAATCGGGCGGTGAAAGAATACAAAAAGGTAAAAACGAGAAGGGTATAATAAGACTGTCAGCTTCAAACACAGGCGGAGAAATTCACATAACTGTTGAAGACAACGGAAGAGGATTTGAAAGCGAAAAAATTCTCATAAAGGCTAAAGCAAAAAATATGCTGACCAAACCTGAAAGCGAATATACTGCGAAGGAAATCTATCAATTCTTGATGCTACCGGGATTTTCAACAAACGAGGCAGTTACGGAATATTCGGGAAGAGGAGTTGGTATGGATGTTGTTAAATCAAATGTAGAAAAGGTTGGCGGAACTGTTGCTCTGGACAGCAGAGAAGGTGAAGGGACAACTATAACATTTAAAATACCTCTGACGCTTACAATAGTTTCCGGCATGCAGGTAGTAGTGGGAGAATCGGAGTTTATTATACCGATTAAAAATATTCAGCAGTCATTTAAAACAACTGAAAAGGAAATTATCAACAACACTGACGGCAGGGAAATGATTTTAATCAGGGAAAAATGCTATCCCATTGTCAGAGTAAATGAACTGTACGGCATATCATCCGATGTTACAAGTATTGATGACGGAATACTAATTCTTGTGGAGTCCGGAGACAGCAGCATATGCTTGTTTGTAGATCACATAATAGGAGAACAACAGGTTGTGGTTAAGCCGCTGCCTCAAATATTAAATAAATATAATTTAAAAGAAGCAGGAATTTCCGGATGCTCCATACTGGGAGACGGAAGTATAAATTTAATCCTTGATATAGGAAATTTAATAGAAAGTATGTAG
- the fliD gene encoding flagellar filament capping protein FliD gives MSSISSSIYGSSVSKGVGGLLSGLDTDELVEQMTATTRNKINRQYQAKQKLLYKQEAYREISSKLLSFSNKYLSYSTGSKTNILSSSFFESYTYKSSSDYVNVTGNTDNIKNFSINSITSVASAASLYSNKKVTSEIFSSSDIKDKVSTLAGETFTVNYEGKDYKVTIDKEFSGETLADVVNQLNVQLGELKDSEDNPLNISFGLNGDKFELSDGYISAGSTRFLETLNLGTGEENGKISSEAVLEADLVREKSEVLSDTSSYITFEYNGIAKTINLAEKVEVPKEGGGTEEITLDDENALTRYLQNELDKAYGKDRLSVELNGSALSFSAIGDTKDTDVFGIKSISKDLSRLTGLKSGAGNRVNLYATLEESGIEGLNTPVGEDGKYSITINGTTLEFEKTAALNDVIKAINNNSDMKVNITYLNTTDTFSVIADETGSHIGIDIQDDGEGSLAYALFGSDRNVTEGNDTKMSYTLNGVDVEVTRSTANFTVDGINVELSSKAQGAATSEQPITFDVTNNTDEIVEKVKGFIDEYNEIIELIGTQTSEKPDRDYQPLTPEQQDDMSEDEINNWTEEAKKGILFGDSKINSLLRNMREAMSGFTDVSSLSMSSIGIKAASMDTSGKLILDEKKFKEQLFENSDEIVNLFTASASGADSDAKSGIALQLQSILRSNVGVSGTKGILIDEAGMAGGYTEDKNYISERIEDYEDKMDELKVDLKNERERYWNKFTALEQALNNLNAQSSWLTDMMG, from the coding sequence ATGTCATCAATTTCATCAAGTATTTACGGCTCGTCCGTAAGCAAGGGAGTCGGAGGTCTGCTGTCGGGACTTGATACTGACGAATTAGTAGAGCAAATGACAGCAACCACAAGAAATAAAATAAACAGACAGTATCAGGCAAAACAAAAATTATTATACAAACAGGAAGCATATCGTGAAATTAGTTCAAAGCTTCTATCATTTAGCAACAAATATCTTTCGTATTCGACGGGTTCAAAAACGAACATTTTAAGTTCGAGCTTCTTTGAATCCTACACCTATAAGTCATCATCAGATTACGTAAATGTAACAGGAAATACAGATAACATTAAAAATTTTTCTATAAACAGTATAACAAGCGTTGCATCAGCTGCCAGTTTATATTCTAATAAGAAGGTAACGAGTGAAATATTCAGCAGCAGCGATATTAAGGATAAAGTTTCTACTCTTGCAGGTGAGACGTTTACTGTTAACTATGAGGGTAAAGACTACAAAGTTACTATTGATAAAGAATTCAGCGGAGAAACACTCGCAGACGTTGTAAACCAGCTAAATGTTCAGCTCGGGGAGTTGAAGGATTCCGAAGATAATCCGCTTAACATTAGTTTTGGATTAAACGGAGATAAATTTGAACTTTCAGATGGTTATATCTCTGCCGGAAGCACGAGGTTTTTGGAAACTTTAAATTTAGGTACGGGAGAAGAAAACGGCAAAATTTCTTCAGAGGCAGTTTTGGAAGCCGACCTTGTAAGAGAAAAATCAGAAGTTTTAAGTGATACATCATCATATATAACTTTTGAATACAACGGAATTGCAAAAACAATAAATCTTGCAGAAAAAGTTGAAGTTCCAAAAGAAGGCGGAGGTACGGAAGAAATAACGCTGGATGATGAAAATGCATTAACAAGATACTTACAAAATGAGCTTGATAAAGCTTATGGAAAAGACAGATTAAGTGTTGAGCTAAATGGCAGCGCTCTTTCGTTTTCTGCCATAGGAGATACAAAGGATACTGATGTTTTCGGTATAAAGTCTATAAGCAAGGACTTGAGCAGACTAACCGGCCTTAAAAGCGGAGCAGGAAATAGAGTAAATTTGTATGCAACTTTGGAAGAATCAGGGATCGAAGGCTTAAACACTCCTGTTGGTGAAGATGGCAAATATTCAATTACAATAAATGGTACAACATTGGAATTTGAAAAAACAGCTGCATTGAATGATGTCATAAAGGCTATAAACAACAATTCGGATATGAAAGTAAATATTACTTATTTAAATACTACAGATACATTTTCGGTGATTGCCGACGAAACGGGTTCCCATATAGGTATTGACATACAGGATGATGGAGAAGGAAGCCTGGCATATGCTTTATTTGGCAGTGACAGAAATGTTACAGAAGGAAATGATACAAAGATGTCATATACGTTAAATGGTGTAGATGTTGAAGTCACTCGAAGTACAGCAAATTTTACTGTTGATGGTATAAATGTTGAATTAAGCAGTAAAGCCCAAGGAGCTGCAACATCTGAACAGCCAATTACATTTGACGTAACCAATAATACCGATGAAATTGTAGAAAAAGTAAAGGGGTTCATTGATGAATACAATGAAATAATTGAGCTTATAGGTACACAGACCAGTGAAAAACCAGACAGAGACTATCAGCCTCTGACACCTGAACAGCAAGATGATATGAGTGAAGATGAAATTAATAATTGGACTGAAGAAGCAAAAAAAGGCATACTCTTTGGCGACTCTAAGATAAATTCATTGTTGAGAAATATGCGAGAGGCAATGTCGGGTTTTACGGATGTAAGCAGTTTGTCTATGTCAAGCATAGGAATTAAAGCTGCAAGCATGGATACTAGCGGTAAGTTGATTCTAGATGAAAAGAAATTTAAAGAGCAATTATTTGAAAATTCTGATGAAATTGTAAATTTATTTACTGCGTCAGCAAGCGGTGCAGATTCTGATGCAAAATCAGGAATAGCATTGCAGCTTCAGTCAATATTGAGATCGAACGTCGGAGTTTCAGGAACTAAAGGTATACTGATAGACGAAGCAGGTATGGCAGGAGGATATACAGAAGACAAAAACTACATTTCTGAAAGAATTGAGGATTACGAAGATAAGATGGATGAGCTCAAAGTAGACCTTAAAAATGAGAGAGAGAGATATTGGAATAAGTTTACGGCTCTTGAGCAAGCACTAAATAATCTGAATGCACAAAGCAGCTGGCTAACAGATATGATGGGATAA